From one Trifolium pratense cultivar HEN17-A07 linkage group LG1, ARS_RC_1.1, whole genome shotgun sequence genomic stretch:
- the LOC123896574 gene encoding F-box/kelch-repeat protein At1g74510-like, with protein MSRKSIKILDDSMEGDKQKNVHKNADESSLLIPRLDYDASLNCLVRLSRSDYGSIAVLNRSFRSLIKNGQLFQLRRKMGIIEHWIYFSCDVLKWEVFDPNHNRLMQLPKMNSNICFMLSNKESLTVGTELLVFGREITGHSIYKYSILTNSWVKGMKLNTSRCLFGSASLEEIAILAGGCDQHGNILSSSELYNSDTGTWEVLPDMNTPRRMCSAVFMDGKFYVLGGVGVDNTTQLTCGEEFDLKTREWRKIPNMCPSRNGGDGANPVSGEAPPLIAVVNNVLFAADYAQHVVKRYVKDINSWVTIGSLPDRVTSVNGWGMAFRSCGDKLVVIGGHSHQGGMITEVNAWVVDEDVPQWNLLAIVQSGNFVYNCAVMGC; from the coding sequence ATGTCGAGAAagtcaattaaaattttagacGATTCTATGGAAGGGGACAAGCAGAAGAATGTCCACAAAAATGCAGATGAGTCAAGTTTGCTTATTCCTCGGCTCGATTATGATGCCTCCCTCAATTGTCTTGTTCGATTGTCAAGGTCTGATTATGGCTCAATTGCTGTATTGAACCGAAGTTTTCGATCACTCATTAAGAATGGACAATTGTTTCAACTTCGACGGAAAATGGGAATAATTGAACATTGGATTTACTTTTCTTGTGATGTCCTTAAGTGGGAGGTGTTTGATCCAAATCATAATCGGTTGATGCAATTGCCTAAAATGAATTCCAATATATGTTTTATGCTTTCAAACAAGGAGTCATTAACTGTTGGTACAGAGCTTCTTGTTTTTGGAAGAGAAATAACGGGTCATTCCATCTATAAGTATAGTATTCTGACAAATTCATGGGTGAAGGGAATGAAATTGAATACTTCAAGATGTTTGTTTGGTTCTGCAAGCCTCGAAGAAATAGCAATATTAGCCGGTGGTTGTGATCAACATGGCAACATTTTGAGCTCTTCTGAGCTTTATAATTCAGATACCGGTACTTGGGAGGTTCTTCCAGACATGAACACACCGAGGAGAATGTGTTCGGCTGTGTTTATGGATGGAAAATTTTATGTCCTTGGTGGGGTTGGAGTTGACAATACAACACAGTTAACCTGTGGTGAGGAGTTTGATTTGAAGACAAGAGAGTGGCGCAAAATACCTAACATGTGCCCATCTCGAAATGGAGGCGATGGTGCAAATCCAGTTAGTGGTGAGGCACCTCCTTTAATTGCTGTTGTAAACAATGTATTATTTGCTGCCGATTATGCACAACATGTAGTAAAAAGATATGTTAAAGATATAAACTCATGGGTCACCATTGGAAGCCTTCCTGATCGAGTAACCTCGGTAAATGGATGGGGAATGGCCTTTAGATCATGCGGAGATAAGCTAGTTGTCATTGGAGGTCATAGTCATCAGGGTGGAATGATAACTGAAGTCAATGCTTGGGTAGTAGACGAAGACGTACCACAGTGGAA